One Phycisphaerales bacterium genomic window carries:
- a CDS encoding cytochrome c biogenesis protein ResB gives MLLRRAIEPLASLRLTVVLLALSMALIFVGTLAQVRMGVWEAVDSYFRSFVAWVDLSLFIPEAAGVIPIPGGATLGLLLLLNLVAAHAVRFKLSWRRVGMILIHGGLIVLLVGEFATAWLAGEGLMAIDEGATSQYYEDVRSVELAVVDPSPEGEDRVVTVPAAMLRSAVDGAAIAHASLPFEVEVLRWMPNARLMRGDGPTVADRGVGLEAVAQQRPPVRGVDGAQSDAPAAYVRLTRDGEDLGTWLVWAGLVGSQRVEVDGQHYGLALRYARTYLPYSLTLRDFRHDTFTGTDIARNFSSDVRLVDEGRGVDRDVRIWMNNPLRYRGATFYQASYKPDGSGTVLQVVRNPGAALPYVACALVAAGRCCTLGWR, from the coding sequence ATGCTCCTCCGCCGGGCCATCGAGCCGCTGGCGTCGCTCCGCCTGACCGTCGTTCTGCTAGCGCTGTCGATGGCCCTGATCTTCGTGGGCACCCTGGCCCAGGTCCGCATGGGCGTGTGGGAGGCGGTCGACTCGTACTTCCGCAGCTTCGTGGCGTGGGTCGACCTGTCGCTGTTCATTCCTGAGGCCGCGGGCGTAATCCCCATTCCCGGCGGGGCGACGCTGGGGCTGCTGCTGCTGCTCAATCTGGTGGCGGCCCACGCGGTGCGGTTCAAGCTCTCGTGGCGGCGCGTGGGCATGATCCTCATCCATGGCGGGCTCATCGTGCTGCTGGTGGGCGAGTTCGCCACGGCGTGGCTGGCGGGCGAGGGGCTGATGGCCATCGACGAGGGGGCGACCAGCCAGTACTACGAGGACGTGCGCTCGGTCGAACTGGCGGTGGTCGATCCGTCGCCGGAGGGTGAGGACCGGGTGGTGACCGTGCCCGCGGCGATGCTTCGCTCGGCAGTGGACGGAGCGGCGATTGCGCATGCGTCGCTGCCGTTCGAGGTCGAGGTGCTGCGGTGGATGCCCAACGCGCGGCTCATGCGCGGCGATGGGCCGACGGTGGCGGATCGCGGCGTGGGGCTCGAAGCGGTGGCGCAGCAGCGGCCGCCGGTGCGGGGGGTCGATGGTGCGCAGAGCGATGCGCCCGCGGCGTACGTGCGGCTGACGCGCGATGGTGAAGACCTGGGGACGTGGCTGGTGTGGGCCGGGCTTGTGGGCTCGCAGCGCGTGGAGGTCGATGGCCAGCACTACGGCCTGGCCCTCCGCTACGCGCGGACGTACCTGCCCTACAGCCTGACGCTGCGCGACTTCCGCCACGACACGTTCACGGGCACGGACATCGCCCGGAACTTCTCCAGCGACGTGCGGCTGGTGGATGAGGGGCGGGGGGTTGATCGGGACGTCCGCATCTGGATGAACAACCCGCTGCGCTACCGCGGGGCGACGTTCTACCAGGCGTCGTACAAGCCCGACGGCAGCGGGACGGTCTTGCAGGTGGTGCGCAACCCCGGGGCGGCCCTGCCGTACGTCGCGTGCGCGCTGGTGGCGGCGGGCCGCTGCTGCACTTTGGGTTGGCGATGA
- a CDS encoding iron ABC transporter permease encodes MTTLSAGHQATISPATRPAWRRFVTPAAIVLVLVLGLALSLALGAVRIPLADVVATLTGSGEGTSERIIMSARLPRALVALLAGANLAVAGVLLQGVTRNPLADPGIIGVTAGAGVSATIVLAAFPQAAHALPLAAFLGAMASAVFVYAVSWTPGGAGKGGTSPVRMVLAGVAVNAILGAVIGVLITAFADRIPAVMFWTAGSFNGRGWSHLWMVLPYSIVGLTIAFLLRSRVRILELGDDTASTMGISVERTRLLAFAAAALLAGSAASVAGLVGFVGLVVPHLVRLAMGSNRLIVPVSAFAGGALLLWADLAARTVLAPSELPVGVVTGLVGGPYFIFLLYKSGWLR; translated from the coding sequence ATGACCACCCTGTCGGCGGGCCATCAGGCGACCATCTCCCCGGCTACGCGTCCCGCGTGGCGTCGCTTCGTGACGCCCGCCGCCATCGTGCTCGTCCTCGTGCTTGGTCTTGCCCTGTCGCTCGCGCTCGGAGCCGTCCGCATCCCGCTGGCCGACGTGGTCGCCACGCTCACCGGCTCGGGCGAGGGCACGAGCGAGCGCATCATCATGAGCGCCCGCCTGCCGCGCGCACTCGTGGCGTTGCTCGCCGGCGCGAACCTCGCCGTCGCCGGCGTCCTGCTCCAGGGCGTCACGCGCAACCCACTCGCAGACCCGGGCATCATCGGCGTCACCGCCGGCGCAGGCGTCAGCGCCACCATCGTCTTGGCCGCCTTCCCGCAGGCTGCCCACGCGCTCCCGCTGGCAGCCTTCCTGGGCGCCATGGCCTCGGCCGTCTTCGTCTACGCCGTAAGCTGGACGCCCGGCGGCGCGGGCAAGGGCGGCACGAGCCCCGTCCGCATGGTGCTCGCGGGCGTGGCCGTCAACGCCATCCTCGGCGCCGTCATCGGCGTGCTCATTACCGCGTTCGCCGACCGCATCCCCGCCGTCATGTTCTGGACCGCCGGCTCCTTCAACGGCCGCGGCTGGAGCCACCTCTGGATGGTGCTGCCCTACTCCATCGTGGGCCTCACGATCGCGTTCCTCCTCCGCTCACGCGTGCGCATCCTCGAACTGGGCGATGACACTGCCAGCACCATGGGCATCTCGGTCGAACGAACGCGCCTGCTCGCCTTCGCCGCCGCCGCCCTGCTTGCCGGCTCGGCCGCCAGCGTCGCCGGCCTGGTCGGCTTCGTCGGCCTGGTGGTTCCTCACCTGGTCCGCCTGGCCATGGGCTCCAACCGCCTGATCGTGCCCGTCAGCGCCTTCGCCGGCGGCGCATTGCTCTTGTGGGCCGACCTCGCCGCCCGTACCGTGCTCGCTCCGAGCGAGCTGCCCGTGGGCGTCGTCACCGGCCTCGTCGGCGGCCCGTACTTCATCTTCCTGCTCTACAAGTCGGGGTGGCTGCGATGA
- a CDS encoding ABC transporter substrate-binding protein: MPASARFAACCAAATLALLSACEEQAPTSPPHASTTTTELAPEQPASETATSETPRVAALLPFAADQLIALGVQPVLVPSLPGGQPEAWQGIEAGALDHSVGPNIEQLIAADADVIIMSAVYSQFVPQIEDSTEAQVITMDADTLEDVSAHTRTIGELVGKPDQADAWIADFNAQLAATEPIDSAGDPISVLAVFGTPQSFYAFLPDSYLGDLVETAGGRLITSDLPAHRFYRGLAPLSMEAVVQKDPDVILVVFHGPERAARALFARDPLWGQLTAIKDDHIAFLGEDLFAMRSGSQAVTALEDVRAAIERAKPTQ; this comes from the coding sequence ATGCCCGCAAGTGCCCGTTTTGCCGCGTGTTGTGCCGCCGCCACCCTCGCCCTGCTTTCCGCGTGCGAGGAGCAGGCCCCGACCTCGCCACCGCACGCGTCGACCACCACGACCGAACTCGCCCCGGAACAGCCGGCAAGCGAGACCGCCACGAGCGAAACGCCCCGCGTGGCCGCCCTGCTGCCCTTCGCCGCCGACCAGCTCATCGCCCTGGGCGTCCAGCCCGTGCTCGTGCCGTCGCTTCCGGGCGGCCAGCCCGAGGCCTGGCAGGGCATCGAGGCGGGCGCCCTGGACCACTCGGTGGGACCCAACATCGAGCAGCTCATCGCCGCCGACGCCGACGTCATCATCATGAGCGCCGTCTACAGCCAGTTCGTCCCCCAGATCGAGGACTCGACCGAAGCGCAGGTCATCACCATGGACGCCGACACGCTCGAAGACGTCTCGGCCCACACGCGCACCATCGGCGAACTCGTGGGCAAGCCTGACCAGGCCGACGCATGGATCGCCGACTTCAACGCGCAGCTGGCCGCCACCGAGCCAATCGATTCAGCCGGCGACCCCATCAGTGTGCTGGCGGTGTTCGGCACGCCACAGTCCTTTTATGCATTTCTTCCCGACAGCTATCTGGGCGATCTGGTCGAGACGGCCGGCGGGCGACTTATCACCAGCGACCTGCCCGCGCATCGTTTCTATCGCGGCCTGGCTCCGTTGAGCATGGAAGCCGTCGTTCAGAAGGATCCTGACGTCATCCTCGTCGTGTTCCACGGACCCGAGCGCGCCGCCCGCGCGCTCTTCGCCCGTGACCCCCTGTGGGGGCAACTGACCGCCATCAAGGACGACCACATCGCCTTCCTGGGCGAAGACCTCTTCGCGATGCGATCGGGCTCGCAGGCCGTCACCGCACTGGAAGACGTCCGCGCCGCCATCGAGCGAGCCAAGCCCACCCAATGA
- a CDS encoding ammonia-forming cytochrome c nitrite reductase subunit c552 yields MSDTHPADTRPARPTPAEDARRTRSRRVFALGAVLAVAAVATVVVTFVLVTMFEHKQDARTPFVRVAEVSEVSTDPRPWGLNWPHQFDAYMRTAEGVQYGGSSALTASKLEESPWLKRLYAGYAFSLDYREARGHAYMLYDQTVTERVTKRQQSGACLHCHASNTVAYRRVGLEAMGHDASDAALAEGFNMPAVIRGFEEVSRKPYHEVLAIVASVPDGTPDNDTALHPEMREQSRIETPAGHIDLGNAHPVSCVDCHDPETMAIRITRPGFVQGIAELAASDEPVPHMPSIDRWREGGRAEPYDPNALATRQEMRSFVCGQCHVEYYCANKMTLTFPWGKGLKVEQIEAYWNETTFPADGQGGQEGGGESFYDYAHGETGAKLLKAQHPEFELWSQGIHAANGVSCVDCHMPYERVGAMKVSDHHVQSPLLNVNNACQHCHNLPEREIIANVKAIQVRTVALMERAAGAMTDMLDAVMEAKAAGATDEQLAEVYALQSKAMWRLDYISSENSKGFHASQEAARILGESIDYSRRAQAMALRLRAPEAPSTEGLSTEGVQGVTPAGEAPREGPVEPG; encoded by the coding sequence ATGAGCGACACGCATCCTGCTGATACCAGGCCAGCGCGGCCCACCCCCGCCGAAGATGCCCGCCGCACGCGCTCCCGGCGTGTGTTCGCCCTGGGCGCGGTGCTGGCCGTCGCGGCCGTCGCCACGGTCGTGGTGACCTTCGTGCTGGTGACGATGTTCGAGCACAAGCAGGACGCGCGCACGCCCTTCGTGCGCGTGGCCGAGGTGAGCGAGGTCAGCACCGACCCCAGGCCATGGGGCCTCAACTGGCCCCACCAGTTCGACGCCTACATGCGAACGGCCGAGGGCGTGCAGTACGGCGGCTCGAGCGCCCTGACGGCCAGCAAGCTCGAGGAGAGCCCGTGGCTCAAGCGGCTGTACGCGGGCTATGCCTTCAGCCTGGACTACCGCGAGGCCCGGGGGCACGCGTACATGCTCTACGACCAGACGGTGACCGAGCGGGTGACCAAACGCCAGCAGAGCGGGGCCTGTCTGCACTGCCACGCGTCGAACACGGTGGCGTACCGGCGCGTGGGGCTCGAGGCGATGGGCCATGACGCCAGCGACGCCGCGCTGGCCGAGGGCTTCAACATGCCGGCGGTCATCCGCGGGTTCGAGGAGGTCAGCCGCAAGCCCTACCACGAGGTGCTGGCGATCGTGGCCAGCGTGCCCGATGGCACGCCGGACAACGATACCGCCTTGCACCCCGAGATGCGCGAGCAGTCGAGAATCGAGACGCCCGCGGGCCACATCGACCTGGGCAACGCCCACCCGGTGAGTTGCGTGGATTGCCACGACCCGGAGACCATGGCCATCCGCATCACGCGGCCGGGCTTCGTGCAGGGCATCGCCGAGCTGGCCGCCAGCGACGAGCCGGTGCCGCACATGCCCAGCATCGACCGCTGGCGCGAGGGCGGTCGGGCCGAGCCGTACGACCCCAACGCCCTTGCCACGCGTCAGGAGATGCGCTCGTTCGTGTGCGGCCAGTGCCACGTGGAGTACTACTGCGCCAACAAGATGACGCTGACCTTCCCCTGGGGCAAGGGGCTGAAGGTCGAGCAGATCGAGGCGTACTGGAACGAGACAACGTTTCCCGCTGATGGCCAAGGGGGTCAGGAGGGGGGCGGTGAGTCGTTCTACGACTACGCCCACGGCGAGACGGGGGCCAAGCTGCTGAAGGCCCAGCACCCCGAGTTCGAGCTGTGGAGCCAGGGCATCCACGCGGCCAATGGCGTGAGCTGCGTGGATTGCCACATGCCCTACGAGCGCGTGGGCGCGATGAAGGTGAGCGACCACCACGTGCAGAGCCCGCTGCTCAACGTCAACAACGCTTGCCAGCACTGCCACAACCTCCCCGAGCGCGAGATCATCGCCAACGTCAAGGCCATCCAGGTCCGCACGGTGGCGCTCATGGAGCGTGCGGCGGGGGCCATGACCGACATGCTCGACGCGGTGATGGAAGCCAAGGCGGCCGGCGCAACCGACGAGCAGCTCGCCGAGGTCTACGCGCTGCAAAGCAAGGCGATGTGGCGGCTGGACTACATCTCCAGCGAGAACAGCAAGGGCTTCCACGCCAGCCAGGAGGCCGCCCGCATCCTGGGCGAATCGATCGACTACAGCCGCCGGGCCCAGGCGATGGCCCTGCGGTTGCGGGCCCCCGAGGCCCCCAGCACCGAGGGGCTGTCCACCGAGGGCGTCCAGGGCGTGACGCCCGCTGGGGAGGCGCCGCGGGAGGGGCCGGTGGAGCCGGGGTGA
- a CDS encoding prepilin-type N-terminal cleavage/methylation domain-containing protein, with the protein MASSRLRGFTLIELLVVISIIGVLMGILIPALAGARLTARSTVGVANLRSLSQLLMLYEHEQRFFPTPFDPETDARRRRVPGSVWSDALHPSQDEPIWNFEVPSAPQWSTEFFGVYWYSWLSDWNAQGGRDTEVQFSPADRLALDQLAQYRSLQDSLNGLYLYPSSYYMSPTMWTAPSRFGAGARAAMGPGSLAPTSAASMAQPADKVLLWERADFAKNNRVAISGSGATRQKMAPSWCNPEARPHVATGDGSVRQADMRKIGDAAADRDEFLPGGRIQPSDLMPLYPSRRPSGLDALGGVAGTDGEFPLYFWATNGGMRGVDLPK; encoded by the coding sequence ATGGCTTCGAGCAGGTTACGCGGTTTTACGCTGATCGAGCTTCTGGTGGTCATTTCGATCATCGGCGTGCTGATGGGCATCCTGATCCCGGCATTGGCGGGGGCCCGGCTGACGGCCCGTTCGACCGTGGGCGTGGCCAACCTGCGCAGCCTGTCGCAGTTGCTGATGCTGTACGAGCACGAGCAGCGGTTCTTCCCCACGCCCTTTGACCCCGAGACCGACGCCCGGCGGCGGCGCGTGCCCGGTTCGGTGTGGAGCGATGCGCTCCATCCCTCGCAGGACGAGCCGATCTGGAACTTCGAGGTGCCCTCGGCCCCGCAGTGGAGCACCGAGTTCTTCGGCGTGTACTGGTACTCGTGGCTGAGCGATTGGAACGCGCAGGGCGGAAGAGACACCGAGGTGCAGTTTTCGCCGGCCGACCGGCTCGCACTCGATCAACTGGCGCAGTACCGGTCGTTGCAGGACAGCCTCAACGGGCTGTACCTGTATCCCTCGAGCTATTACATGAGCCCGACGATGTGGACGGCGCCGAGCCGATTCGGCGCGGGTGCGCGGGCGGCGATGGGTCCGGGCAGCCTCGCGCCGACGTCGGCGGCCAGCATGGCCCAGCCTGCCGACAAGGTGCTGCTCTGGGAGCGCGCCGACTTTGCGAAGAACAACCGAGTGGCGATCTCCGGCAGCGGCGCAACGCGGCAGAAGATGGCGCCCAGTTGGTGCAATCCGGAGGCCAGGCCCCACGTCGCGACGGGCGACGGCAGCGTGCGACAGGCCGACATGCGCAAGATCGGCGACGCGGCGGCGGACAGAGACGAGTTCCTCCCCGGCGGGCGCATCCAGCCGAGCGACCTGATGCCGCTCTACCCCAGCCGGCGGCCCAGCGGCCTGGACGCATTGGGCGGCGTGGCCGGCACCGACGGCGAGTTCCCGCTGTACTTCTGGGCTACGAACGGGGGGATGCGAGGGGTGGATCTTCCGAAGTAG
- a CDS encoding S24 family peptidase, with the protein MPVDRCSEWPLASGFGDRLRDRRLRLGLSLRETAERAGCTKGYLSLLERGKRGAPTERVLSGLERALEMEPGSLGEMVAMQSTPAAVREELAERREQGHAARQLAAMLRSAGPGGLDRAFESGVLARLVERIAPQAGTPGEGETVEALLPRAVPLINLVPAGQAAEFTDLGYPARVADSYVAAPELGDPDAFAARITGDSMEPTYLEGDVVIFSPGREVRDGMDCFARLAEPDSETTFKRVYFERGEGGEELIRLQPLNPRHKARVEPREKVAGLYPAVSVTRRVGE; encoded by the coding sequence ATGCCGGTGGATCGATGCAGCGAGTGGCCGTTGGCGAGCGGGTTCGGCGATCGTCTGCGGGATCGGCGGCTGCGGCTCGGCCTGAGTTTGCGCGAGACGGCCGAGCGGGCGGGGTGCACCAAGGGATATCTCTCGCTGCTGGAGCGCGGCAAGCGGGGGGCGCCGACCGAGCGTGTGCTGTCTGGCTTGGAGCGAGCCCTGGAGATGGAGCCGGGCTCGCTGGGTGAGATGGTGGCGATGCAGAGCACGCCGGCGGCCGTGCGCGAGGAGCTGGCCGAGCGGCGCGAGCAGGGCCACGCTGCGCGGCAACTGGCGGCGATGCTCCGTTCGGCGGGGCCGGGCGGGCTCGATCGTGCGTTCGAGTCGGGCGTGCTGGCTCGGCTGGTGGAGCGGATTGCGCCGCAGGCGGGCACGCCGGGCGAGGGCGAGACGGTCGAGGCGTTGCTACCCCGGGCGGTGCCGCTGATTAATCTTGTGCCGGCGGGACAGGCGGCCGAGTTCACCGACCTGGGCTACCCGGCCCGCGTAGCCGACAGCTACGTGGCGGCGCCCGAGTTGGGCGACCCGGACGCCTTCGCGGCCCGCATCACCGGCGACAGCATGGAGCCCACGTATCTCGAGGGCGACGTGGTAATCTTCAGCCCCGGCCGCGAGGTGCGAGACGGGATGGACTGCTTCGCGCGGCTTGCCGAGCCGGACAGCGAGACCACGTTCAAGCGCGTGTACTTCGAGCGCGGCGAAGGGGGCGAAGAACTGATCCGGCTGCAGCCGCTGAATCCCCGGCACAAGGCGCGCGTGGAGCCGCGGGAGAAGGTGGCGGGGCTGTATCCGGCGGTGAGCGTGACGCGGCGGGTGGGGGAGTAG
- a CDS encoding ABC transporter ATP-binding protein, producing MTLKANDLSIDLPPRRVLAGVNVTIEPGEMVAIVGPNGSGKSTLLRALAGLLRPAAGSVTLDAKPLHRYPKRALARRRGLLAQSADLPQLTTVREHVAMGRHAHASALASLFRSQHQAAHDNAIDTAMDRCGIAHLADRRMEALSGGECQRVRLATTLAQEPAVLMLDEPLTGLDIEHQLSLLDLLKELNTATGVTVICVIHELGLALRHFPRILAVHDGAIAADGTGRQVMTTPTLRTVFGVEGCACYDLPDHPVVVCKSPGECAAGRELPQVVTPILDRRAIAR from the coding sequence ATGACACTGAAGGCCAACGACCTTTCCATCGACCTCCCGCCCCGCCGCGTGCTCGCCGGCGTGAACGTCACGATCGAGCCGGGGGAGATGGTCGCCATCGTCGGCCCCAACGGCTCGGGCAAGTCCACGCTCCTGCGCGCCCTGGCGGGCCTGCTGCGCCCCGCCGCTGGCAGCGTCACGCTCGATGCCAAACCCCTGCACCGCTACCCCAAGCGCGCCCTGGCCCGCCGCCGCGGCCTGCTCGCCCAATCGGCCGACCTCCCCCAACTCACGACCGTGCGCGAGCACGTGGCCATGGGCCGCCACGCCCATGCCAGCGCCCTGGCCTCCCTCTTCCGCTCGCAGCATCAGGCCGCCCACGACAACGCCATCGACACCGCCATGGATCGCTGCGGCATCGCGCACCTGGCGGACCGCCGCATGGAAGCCCTCTCGGGCGGCGAATGCCAGCGCGTCCGCCTGGCGACAACGCTCGCCCAGGAGCCCGCCGTCCTCATGCTCGACGAACCGCTGACGGGCCTGGACATCGAGCACCAGCTCAGCCTGCTCGACCTGCTCAAGGAACTCAACACCGCCACCGGCGTCACCGTCATCTGCGTCATCCACGAACTGGGCCTTGCCCTGCGGCACTTCCCCCGAATCCTGGCCGTCCACGACGGCGCCATCGCGGCCGACGGCACGGGCCGCCAGGTCATGACCACCCCCACGCTCCGCACCGTCTTCGGCGTCGAGGGCTGCGCCTGCTACGACCTTCCCGATCACCCCGTCGTGGTGTGCAAGAGCCCGGGCGAATGCGCTGCCGGCCGCGAACTGCCGCAGGTGGTCACACCGATCCTCGACCGCCGAGCCATTGCCCGATAA
- a CDS encoding sigma factor-like helix-turn-helix DNA-binding protein has product MQTRLDDAALDMRRKQRRALVTRVLDAADHLPPEERQLLIAIYGRGMAVSEAAVMLGTPERQLRRRVRALVRRVCDPTFDAAVRLSPDMPRQLRQVARLKAIEGLPMRQIAQRLGVSYHTVRKHYDAFRALIEAAGSRSKPGSAA; this is encoded by the coding sequence ATGCAGACAAGACTGGACGATGCGGCCCTGGACATGCGACGCAAGCAGCGGCGGGCTCTCGTGACGCGCGTCCTTGACGCGGCAGACCATCTGCCCCCCGAAGAACGCCAGCTGCTCATCGCCATTTATGGCCGCGGCATGGCCGTCAGCGAGGCCGCCGTCATGCTGGGAACCCCCGAGCGCCAGCTTCGCCGCCGCGTCCGGGCCCTGGTCCGTCGCGTGTGCGACCCGACCTTCGACGCCGCCGTCCGGCTGAGCCCGGACATGCCCCGCCAGCTCCGCCAGGTCGCCCGCCTGAAGGCCATTGAGGGCCTGCCCATGCGGCAGATCGCCCAAAGGCTGGGCGTGAGCTACCACACCGTGCGCAAGCACTACGACGCATTCCGAGCCCTGATCGAGGCCGCGGGCTCGCGCTCCAAGCCAGGGAGCGCCGCGTGA
- a CDS encoding ATP-binding cassette domain-containing protein: MNDRVAHARALFALPVGSAEPCRRSALRAARDAARSLAQLEPGQVALLTGPSGSGKSTAIAMLRRRLSRMGRVVVRPPAHLSRRRPTIEHVGDDLDQALGLLGAAGLAEASLLVRPAGRLSTGQLARLTIAAAMDRCTPGCVLVVDEFAATLDAPTAHSLAHALARWCRRKRITLVACSAREDTLEALAPDLLIVLPLPGDRPSPPVVITRAPAEPCRGTRLARPPIPRPAH; this comes from the coding sequence GTGAACGACCGCGTCGCCCACGCCCGCGCCTTGTTCGCCCTGCCCGTGGGCTCGGCCGAGCCCTGCCGCCGCAGCGCCCTGCGCGCCGCCCGCGATGCCGCCCGATCGCTCGCGCAGCTCGAGCCCGGCCAGGTCGCCCTGCTCACCGGCCCCAGCGGCAGCGGCAAGAGCACCGCCATCGCGATGCTCCGCCGCCGCCTTTCGCGCATGGGCCGCGTGGTCGTCCGCCCACCCGCACACCTGTCGCGCCGACGGCCCACCATCGAGCACGTGGGCGATGACCTCGACCAGGCACTCGGACTGCTCGGCGCCGCCGGCCTGGCCGAGGCCTCCTTGCTCGTGCGTCCGGCCGGCCGACTGAGCACCGGCCAGCTCGCGCGGCTGACCATCGCCGCTGCCATGGACCGTTGCACCCCCGGCTGCGTGCTCGTCGTCGACGAGTTCGCCGCCACGCTCGATGCGCCCACCGCCCACTCGCTGGCCCACGCTTTGGCGCGCTGGTGCCGACGCAAGCGCATCACGCTGGTTGCCTGCAGCGCTCGAGAAGACACGCTCGAAGCGCTCGCGCCCGACCTGCTCATCGTCCTGCCCCTGCCCGGCGATCGCCCGTCGCCACCCGTCGTCATCACCCGCGCCCCCGCGGAGCCATGCCGTGGCACACGCCTCGCTCGTCCGCCGATTCCGCGTCCTGCGCACTGA
- a CDS encoding GNAT family N-acetyltransferase, with protein sequence MAHASLVRRFRVLRTDPITIETGTYDDLRALSRYHYVAGRPGPITRILRASADGETVGVLAASMPTLNGRWRSIAWPGDYDTPDKRANALRLNHDVRVISRVIVDPRYRGRGVAVRLVRAYLDAPCTERTEALAAMAHACPFFERAGMERIDLPLSKADAKLLRAMARHGVEPADLLASLPAAITPSLRAWARARKLRGGDIAARAFALLTHPPVAHVHERSQS encoded by the coding sequence GTGGCACACGCCTCGCTCGTCCGCCGATTCCGCGTCCTGCGCACTGACCCCATCACCATCGAAACGGGCACGTACGACGATCTTCGCGCGCTGTCGCGCTACCACTACGTGGCCGGTCGGCCCGGGCCCATCACCCGTATCCTGCGCGCGAGCGCCGACGGCGAGACCGTGGGCGTGCTGGCCGCGTCGATGCCGACCCTCAACGGCCGGTGGCGAAGCATCGCCTGGCCGGGCGACTACGACACGCCCGACAAGCGCGCCAACGCCCTGCGCCTCAACCACGACGTCCGCGTGATCTCGCGCGTCATCGTCGACCCGCGTTACCGCGGCCGCGGCGTCGCGGTCCGGCTCGTGCGCGCGTACCTGGACGCCCCGTGCACCGAGCGCACCGAAGCCCTGGCCGCCATGGCCCACGCGTGCCCCTTCTTCGAGCGAGCCGGCATGGAGCGCATCGACCTGCCGCTGAGCAAGGCCGACGCCAAGCTGCTGCGCGCGATGGCACGCCACGGCGTCGAGCCGGCCGACCTGCTCGCGAGCCTGCCCGCGGCGATCACCCCGAGCCTGCGCGCGTGGGCGCGGGCCCGCAAGCTCCGCGGCGGCGACATCGCCGCGCGGGCATTTGCGCTGCTCACCCACCCACCCGTCGCCCACGTGCACGAACGGAGCCAGTCGTGA
- the ccsA gene encoding cytochrome c biogenesis protein CcsA, whose amino-acid sequence MVCFALLLSFVGTVLGGIWADQSWGRFWGWDPKENGAALVVLLNAIILHARWGGLVRTRGIMVLAVAGNIVTAWSWFGTNMLGVGLHSYGFMDSAAMLLIGFVISQFLFMSLGLLPVRAWRSSIDTASQHPSGVDSADGSI is encoded by the coding sequence GTGGTGTGCTTCGCGCTGCTGCTGAGCTTCGTGGGCACGGTGCTGGGGGGCATCTGGGCCGATCAGAGCTGGGGCCGGTTCTGGGGGTGGGACCCCAAAGAGAACGGCGCGGCGCTGGTCGTGCTGCTCAACGCCATCATCCTGCACGCGCGCTGGGGCGGCTTGGTGCGCACGCGGGGCATCATGGTGCTGGCGGTGGCGGGCAACATCGTGACGGCGTGGAGCTGGTTCGGCACCAACATGCTGGGCGTGGGGCTGCACTCGTACGGCTTTATGGACTCGGCGGCGATGCTGCTCATCGGCTTTGTGATAAGTCAGTTTTTATTCATGTCGCTGGGGCTGCTGCCGGTGCGTGCGTGGCGCAGCTCGATTGACACGGCGTCTCAACACCCCAGTGGTGTAGACAGCGCGGATGGGTCGATCTAG
- the nrfH gene encoding cytochrome c nitrite reductase small subunit, with protein sequence MAKPPGNRPAQDAPARGRTLWRRGLLAQLGLLPIAVAVVVGMLAGVGAFTFGYGEGWAYLSNDPQACANCHVMQGHYDAWQNSSHHAVATCNDCHLPHDFTGKWVTKADNGFFHSLAFTTGDFHEPIQIKPRNARVTQNACLHCHADFVHSMLPAQDGGGMLSCVHCHQDVGHDERQ encoded by the coding sequence ATGGCCAAACCGCCCGGCAACCGGCCCGCACAGGACGCGCCCGCGCGTGGACGCACGCTGTGGCGGCGGGGCTTGCTGGCACAGCTCGGCCTGCTGCCCATCGCCGTGGCGGTGGTGGTGGGCATGCTGGCCGGCGTGGGGGCGTTCACCTTCGGCTATGGCGAGGGGTGGGCGTACCTGAGCAACGATCCGCAGGCGTGCGCCAACTGCCACGTGATGCAGGGGCACTACGACGCGTGGCAGAACTCCAGCCACCACGCCGTGGCGACGTGCAACGACTGCCACCTGCCCCACGACTTTACCGGCAAGTGGGTCACCAAGGCCGACAACGGGTTCTTTCACTCGCTGGCGTTCACCACCGGCGACTTCCACGAGCCCATCCAGATCAAGCCGCGCAACGCCCGGGTGACGCAGAACGCCTGCCTGCACTGCCACGCGGATTTCGTGCACAGCATGCTGCCGGCGCAAGACGGGGGCGGCATGCTCTCGTGCGTGCACTGCCACCAGGACGTTGGCCACGACGAGCGACAGTGA